The DNA region CGGAAGGGCGCTCGGCAGCACGACGCTCCATACCGCCCTCGCCCTCGAAGCCCCGAGCGCGAGCGCTCCCTCGCGGAGGGAGACGGGGACGAGCCGGAGCAGCTCCTCGGTCGAGCGCGTGATGATCGGAACCATCATGATCGCGAGCGCGACGGCGCCCGCGATCGCCGAGAATCGCTTCATCGGGAGGACCACGAGGCCGTACGCGACGATGCCCACGACGATCGAGGGGACCCCGTTGAGCACGTCGGCGCAGAATCGAACGAGGGTGGACGTGCGAGAACCCGGGAACTCGGAAATGTAGATCCCCGCTCCGATTCCCGCCGGGACGGACGCCGCAGAGGCCAGGCCGATCAGCTTCAGCGTCCCGACGATCGCGTTCGCCATTCCGCCCCCGGTTTCCCCCGAGGGTTTCGGCAGCTTCGTGAAGAATGCCGGGTTGAGCGCGGAGATGCCCCGGCTGACGATGTAGAAGAGGATGAAGCCGAGCGGCAGCAGCGCCAGGACCACGGCGGCCGCGCAGAGCGTGGACATCGCCCGCGAAACGAAACGCCGCCGAGCGCTCGAGCGGTGGGCGTTCACGCCGGCTCCGGAAGGCGGGCGGGAGTCGCCCGCGGCCGCGGCCTTCGCTCGCGCGACACGGACCAGATGAGGAACCTCGAGA from Thermoanaerobaculia bacterium includes:
- the pstA gene encoding phosphate ABC transporter permease PstA produces the protein MSTLCAAAVVLALLPLGFILFYIVSRGISALNPAFFTKLPKPSGETGGGMANAIVGTLKLIGLASAASVPAGIGAGIYISEFPGSRTSTLVRFCADVLNGVPSIVVGIVAYGLVVLPMKRFSAIAGAVALAIMMVPIITRSTEELLRLVPVSLREGALALGASRARAVWSVVLPSALPGIITGVLIAVARIAGETAPLLFTSFNNQFWAPGLDQPTASLTVQIYNYAISPYDDWHRQAWAGALVLVAIVLAFSMLARVATRRLERMNVG